The following proteins are encoded in a genomic region of Reichenbachiella sp.:
- a CDS encoding carboxypeptidase-like regulatory domain-containing protein: MSWSTRMPVFFVPKLLGFMLLLFCFYHSSAQKITVHGQILDGMSLEELANVHVYLEEHLGTTTTHEGRFEFEIDHLDTLHFRLVGYDSLSMVITNVDQVQKVILAMHRSTIILDDVEITSDYQANTIIKQPEREVYYVPGVKYSNKPAEKDYHMGLGAVASPMTALYRAFSKSYKEEKKNYLYLKQMQADDLVYEEAKSNLDQAFDQINEYFDDYYYRDFIQYSGLTVQYVADCSEYQLIKLLPDAIKKYYEHLKELEEE, from the coding sequence ATGAGCTGGAGTACGAGAATGCCCGTTTTTTTTGTGCCCAAACTGTTGGGGTTTATGCTCCTGCTCTTTTGCTTTTACCATTCTTCGGCACAAAAAATAACCGTACATGGGCAAATACTCGACGGCATGAGCCTGGAAGAATTGGCCAATGTCCATGTTTACCTAGAAGAGCATTTGGGCACCACTACCACTCACGAAGGTCGATTTGAGTTTGAAATCGATCACCTTGATACTTTGCATTTTCGTTTGGTAGGATACGATTCCCTATCCATGGTGATAACTAATGTGGATCAAGTGCAAAAAGTAATTCTGGCTATGCATAGAAGTACCATTATTCTCGATGATGTAGAAATTACCTCTGATTATCAAGCCAATACCATCATCAAACAACCGGAACGTGAGGTTTATTACGTTCCTGGCGTGAAGTACTCTAACAAACCTGCAGAGAAAGATTATCATATGGGATTGGGTGCAGTGGCTAGTCCTATGACCGCTCTGTATCGGGCTTTTAGTAAAAGCTACAAAGAGGAAAAGAAGAATTATTTATATCTGAAGCAAATGCAAGCTGATGATCTGGTTTATGAAGAGGCTAAGTCGAATCTGGATCAAGCATTCGATCAAATCAATGAGTATTTTGATGATTACTATTATCGAGATTTTATCCAGTATTCAGGATTGACGGTTCAATATGTGGCGGATTGTTCCGAATATCAGTTGATTAAGTTGTTGCCTGACGCCATCAAAAAGTACTACGA
- the floA gene encoding flotillin-like protein FloA (flotillin-like protein involved in membrane lipid rafts): protein MMMIISLFGAIILFFTFLYFVPVNLWITAVFSNVRVGLAELVFMRIRKVPPSLVVNSLITATKAGLTVTSNELETHYLAGGNVPSVIKALISADKANIALEFNQAAAIDLAGRDVFEAVQISVNPKVITTPRVAAVASDGIQLIAVARVTVRANLAQLVGGAGEDTILARVGEGIVTSIGSAVTHKEVLENPDKISKLVLTRGLDAGTAFEILSIDIADVDVGKNIGADLQTDQAAADLKVAEAKAEERRAMAVAVEQEMKAKAQEARAKVIEAEAEIPKAMAQAFIDGNLGIMDYYKMDNIKADTEMRESISKPKSSGSSKKPKS, encoded by the coding sequence ATGATGATGATAATTTCGCTCTTTGGGGCGATTATCCTATTTTTCACCTTCCTATATTTTGTTCCGGTTAACCTTTGGATCACTGCTGTATTTTCTAATGTTCGGGTAGGTTTGGCTGAGCTCGTGTTTATGCGAATAAGAAAAGTGCCACCATCGTTAGTTGTTAATTCTTTAATTACGGCGACAAAAGCAGGCCTTACGGTTACTTCAAATGAATTAGAAACGCACTACCTCGCGGGAGGCAATGTGCCTAGCGTAATCAAAGCCTTGATTTCGGCTGATAAAGCCAACATTGCTTTGGAATTCAACCAAGCGGCTGCGATTGATTTGGCAGGTAGAGATGTATTCGAAGCGGTACAGATTTCTGTGAACCCTAAAGTAATTACCACACCAAGAGTAGCGGCAGTTGCGTCTGACGGTATTCAGTTGATCGCTGTAGCGAGAGTGACGGTTAGAGCAAACTTGGCTCAACTTGTAGGGGGTGCTGGTGAAGACACAATCTTGGCTCGAGTAGGCGAGGGTATTGTGACGTCGATTGGTTCGGCTGTCACACACAAAGAGGTACTTGAAAACCCAGATAAAATATCGAAATTGGTACTGACCAGAGGCTTGGATGCAGGTACTGCGTTCGAAATCCTGTCTATTGATATTGCCGATGTAGATGTAGGAAAAAATATTGGAGCCGATCTTCAAACGGATCAAGCGGCAGCCGATTTGAAAGTAGCTGAAGCTAAAGCTGAAGAAAGAAGAGCGATGGCGGTGGCCGTAGAGCAAGAAATGAAAGCCAAAGCACAGGAAGCGAGAGCCAAGGTAATCGAAGCGGAGGCTGAAATACCTAAAGCAATGGCGCAAGCTTTCATTGATGGCAACTTGGGCATCATGGATTATTACAAAATGGACAACATCAAGGCAGATACTGAGATGAGAGAGTCTATTTCGAAGCCTAAAAGCTCAGGCTCTAGCAAGAAGCCAAAAAGTTAA
- a CDS encoding NfeD family protein produces the protein MLDYFLIAFLILAGISLIIVEIIFVPGTTIVGILGFLVGVYGVYRSYELYGVDTGHIVLAVSMAAGLTAIILSFKSGAWNKFSNKSVMKTPVNEGLTSALEIGQEGKCISSLKPVGKAEFDNKEYEVSSLGPFVLENTAIKIIKLERNKIIVEPIN, from the coding sequence ATTTTAGCAGGGATATCTTTGATCATCGTTGAGATCATTTTTGTGCCTGGCACAACTATCGTTGGCATTTTAGGGTTTTTGGTGGGTGTATACGGAGTATATAGAAGTTATGAATTATACGGAGTAGACACTGGGCATATCGTGCTGGCAGTATCTATGGCTGCAGGTTTGACAGCGATTATTTTGAGTTTTAAATCTGGGGCTTGGAATAAATTTTCCAATAAAAGTGTAATGAAAACTCCCGTAAATGAGGGATTAACTTCAGCACTCGAGATAGGTCAGGAAGGCAAGTGTATTTCTTCCCTGAAGCCTGTTGGAAAAGCTGAATTTGATAATAAAGAATATGAAGTGTCTTCGCTTGGTCCATTTGTGTTGGAAAACACAGCGATTAAAATCATCAAGTTGGAGCGAAATAAAATAATTGTAGAACCAATAAACTAA